A stretch of DNA from Shewanella sediminis HAW-EB3:
TGGAGGTTATTTAAGCGGGAACTACTGCAAGGACAGCTACTATTAATCGTTTTAGCCATCACATTAGCCGTGTTATCCGTAACCGGCTTAGCCAGAGTCAGCGAAAGGTTACAGATTGCCATTAATGGGCAGGCCTCAAAGTTTATCGCTGCGGACAGGATCATTAACTCTCCGGTTGAGATTGATGAGTCATTTATCGCAAAAGCAGAGGAGTTGGGGCTAGCACATGTATCGAGCATGCAGTTTAACTCCATGGTGTTTGCAGAGGATAAGTTTCAGCTCGTAACAGTAAGGGCCGTGGGAGAGGGGTATCCGCTCAAAGGCAAAATTGAGCTTAATTCTGATTCAGTGACTCACTCAGGCGATCAGACTGGTCTACCCGGTTCCGGTCAGTTGTGGTTTGAAACCCGTCTGGGCGGATTACTGGCTTATCCCGAATCACTGGAGCTGGGCAATAAGCAGTTTACGCTCAGTGAGGAGATATCCCGCTTACCCGACGCAGGTTTTAACCCGTTTGCCTCGTCACCGGTCGTGCTTATCAGGCTGGAAGACGTTGTAGCTACCGGGGTTATACAGCCTGGAAGCAGGGTGACATATTTGGCTCAATTTTCTGGCGATGCGTCTCAATTAAAGCAGTTTGAGTCTTATATCAAGCCAAAATTGACCTCCAGTCAACGTTGGGTCGATGTACAATCCGGTGAATCTCCCATCGCCGATGCGGTGAAACGCGCCGAGCGATTTTTGCTATTGGCAAGTTTGTTAGGTATAGCATTGGCTTGTGCCGCCATTGGTATTGCGGCACAGCGCTATTGTCATCGCCACTATGATGTCGTGGCCATGTTGAAAACCTTTGGAGCATCGGCCAGACAGATCCGCGTTTTGTTCGGTACGCACCTGCTGTTAGTTACCCTGTTTGGCGTAATTCTGGGCCTGATGGGGGGATTTGCACTGGATGCCCTTATTACCTCCTTCCTCCCCGAAGAGATAGCGGCTTACTCACCGCCCTATATTCGTCCTATATTGTTAGGACTGGCGACAGGTTTTATCAGTGCGTTTATGTTTTCAGCTTACCCACTGATGCGCCTGCTCTCTATCCCTCCATTACGGGTATTGCAACGACAACTTGAGGGGTTACAGCTGGGAATGTGGTTGCACTTGCTTCTTAGCCTTGGTGCTATGGCTCTGTTAGGCTATCTTTACTCCAAAAGCCTTCCATTGACCCTGACTGTGGTTGCAGGAGTGCTCTTGCTGGGCGTGTTACTCAGTATTTTGGGTTTCCTGATGATCCGTATGGGTCACAGTATCGGGATGAAAACGACTAATCCGCTGCAATTGGCACTAGCCGGGCTTCGCCGCCGTGCTAAACAAAATGCGGTTCAACTCGTCGGCTTCAGTAGTGCACTCGTCTTGCTGTTGACTATTCTGGCTTTAAGACAGGATCTACTCAGTGAATGGCAAAATCAGTTACCCGAGAATGCACCTAATTACTTCTTAGTAAATATCTCTCCCGATGAAGAGGCAGCGTTGGGAGATTATCTGAAAGCCAATACGGTTAAGACTACGGATATCTATCCCGTCGTCAGGGGACGCTTAACCGAGATCAATGGTGAGAAACTGATCTCGGCTGAACAGGAAAAAGCCGGCGCCAAAGGGAGGTTAGGGATCTCTCGTGAATTAAACCTAACCTGGCGAGACTCCTTGCCACCCAATAATGAGATCCTCGAGGGTGAGTTCAATCTAAATGAGAGCGATGTTTCGGTTGAGTCAGGTGTTGCCGAACGCTTAGGTATCAAGATTGGCGATAGTTTGACTTACGTTATCGATAACCAAAGGTTAGTCGTGAATGTGGGGAGTTTGCGAGCGGTTCATTGGGAGACACTGCAGCCCAATTTTTTCATGATTTTTACTCATGCTTCCCTGGCGTCATTTTCTCATACCTCGATGGCAAGCTTTCATCTGGAAGAGAATAAACAGGGGATAATACTGGATATTATTAAGCAGTTCCCCACGGTCTCTATTATCGATGTCGGTACTATGATTAAACAGCTCAGGCAGATCGTAGATCAGGTTTCTTTGTCACTGACGCTGGTATTAGTGCTAGTGGTACTGGCCAGTAGTTTGGTCATGATAGCCCAAACTGAGGCAGGAATGGCCACCAGGCAGAGGGAGCTTGCCGTGCTGAGAACCTTTGGCGCATCGGGTTGGCTACTGAGAATGGCCACGGGGCTGGAGTTTGCGTTACTGGGAACCGTTGCTGGTTTTCTGGCGGTGATCGTTGCCGAGTTTACACTCTACCTGCTTAAGACTCAGGTGTTTGAGTTGAATGTCTATATGCATTGGCCTTGGTGGGGAATAGCGCCTGTGTGTGGCGCATTGACCGTTGCCTTATTAGGCGTCTGGCGTTGCAGGCAACTGCTTAGCAAATCCTGTGCAGATTTGCTAAAAGCCGTGTAAGATCATTGCATTAACTGTATGCTGTGTTGATAAGGAGGCTGTCTCATTGAGACAGCCTTTTTTGTGGAGTGGATAGTTATTTACCGGCGAATATCTGGGTAAAAGCATCGGTTAATCTTGCGTATTTAAAGGTGAAGCCATCATCCAGAGCGCGTTTAGGAATAACATACTGGCCCTGAGTCAGTAACTCTGCCATCTCGCCCAGTGCGAGATTGAGCACAAAGGATGGCATAGGAATTATTGCCGGTCGGGATAAGGCTGCCCCCAGGCTGGTCGAGAAATCCTTGTTGCTAACCGGGTTGGGGGAGGTGGCGTTATAGACGCCACTACATTCACCATGCTCCAGCAGATAGATAAATAGCGAGATAAGGTCTTGCTGGTGGATCCAACTCATCCCTTGCTCGCCTGAGGCGATAGGGCCGCCTAAGCCCAGCTTAAATGCCGGTAACATCTTTGGCAGCGCTCCTCCATTTAAACCAAGCACTAAACCTATTGCGACAATGCAGACCCGCGTATTATCGGATTGTGCGTTTAAGGCTGAACTCTCCCATTTCCGGCAAACGGTTTGAGTAAATTCAAGATCATTGCTCTGGGATGATTTGGGATCGTCAAAATAGCTCTCATCGATGGGAATTGGGCCCTGTTGGCCGTAACGTCCGATAGCAGAGGCGCTGATGAAGACCCAAGGCGGGGTTTGACTCCGGGCTATAAGCTCAGATAAACGAGCGGTGATATTCCATCGACTATCACAGATCAGCTGTTTTTGTTCAATGCTCCACCGTTTACCCGCTATGGGTTCACCGGCTAAATTAATCACAGCATCAAACTCATCCAGAGAAGATAAACTATCGAGGGATGCCAGATATTGATGTTGGCTACCTAACTTCTCTCTGGCCCGGGCCGGGTGCCTTGAAAGCAGGCTTAGCTGGTGCTTACTTTCTAATGCTCTGACGAGTTGATGGCCGATAAAACCACTTGCTCCGGTAATTAAAATATTCATAGTATGCCCAGATAGTTAAAAGGTGGATCTAGTACAATTATGACTCAAAAAGCTGATGAAAACTGAAGTTGTTCAAGCATTGTAGGCTCGAGCGGATCAAAATGGCTCATTTTTTGATTCAATATGACGCTATTTCAACTAATTTGATGTTTATTTACGTTATCATGCGATAATTTAGAGTCTCAGGTTATTCGTTGCTACAGAACCTATCAATATATTAGTTCATCAAGAAGGATTTTATAAAATGCCGAGAATTGATACCCAGTCTGTTGCCTATAAGGGATTTGCGATCATGGCTTTCATTGTCGTGATTTTGGCCGGGATAAAAGCGGCGAGTCCTATAGTGGTGCCATTTGTGTTATCTGCCTTCATTGCCGTGATCTGTAATCCGATGATTGGCGGTCTCACCAGATTGAAAGTGCCAAGAGCATTAGCGGTCCTGTTAATGATGGTGTTTATTGTGATGATGGGGCTCTGGCTGGCACAAATTGTCGGTAGCTCCATCAATGAATTTTCAACCCAACTTCCCCATTATCGGGATCAACTCGTTGAGCAGTTTGGTTGGATCACCGGAAAGCTACGTACTTTTAATATCATCATTACCAAAGAGCAGATTTTAGCCTATTTCGATCCAGGCATTGCGCTATCCATGACAACCAACATGTTATCCGGCGTCGGCAGTGTGATGGCAAATCTGTTTTTAATTATTCTTACCGTCGTATTTATGTTGTTTGAGTCAGAAACCTTGCCCAAGAAATTGCACTTTGCGCTTGATGATCCGGACATGAGAATGCAACAAATTGACCGGTTCCTGCATTCAGTTAATCAATATATGGTGATTAAAACCTTAGTCAGTTTAGCGACCGGCGTTATTATCGGCACAGGTTTAGCCATTATTGGTGTAGATTATGCGCTTTTATGGGGGGTGGTCGCCTTCCTGTTTAACTATATTCCAAATATTGGCTCCATTATTGCTGCGATCCCCTCTGTCATGTTGGCATTTATTCAATTAGGCCCTGCCGCCGCTGGCGGAACCGCACTGCTCTATCTAGGTACCAATACGGTTATGGGCAACGTGGTAGAGCCAAAATATATGGGGAAAGGCTTAGGTCTTTCGACACTGGTTGTATTTCTGTCATTGATTTTTTGGGGTTGGTTACTCGGCTCTGTTGGCATGCTGTTGTCGGTTCCGCTGACTATGATCGTGAAAATTGCGCTTGAGTCCAGTAAGGGCGGAAGCTGGCTGGCGATACTGTTGGCCGATGATGTGGACGAGGTGAAGCCGCCCTCTCAAGATGATAAAGACAGTCCCGAGGCCGTGTAACGACCTATTATGTATCTCTTTTTTTAGTATCAAAGTGAGTTAAATGCAGTTATTTTTTGATGAAGTGAGTAAAGTGGCGTTTGGCGAAGAGGCCAATCGTCTTTTCCATGGCCGTGGCGGGCTCTACACCGGAGCCGAACATTTGTGCCTAGACTGGTTCCCCCCCGTATTACTGCTGACCAGTTTCAAGCCTCTGGAAGCCGATGAGTTAGCATTGTCGGTAGATACCATCAAGCAACGTTGGCAGGCACTCAGAGGTGAAGAGGCGCTTAACCTTGTCTATCAATATCGAAGCGGTGGGCAGACTCATACTGAGCTTGTGGCAGGTAGCGTACCCGAGAAGCATAAGGTTAAAGAAAACGGTGCTGAATTTTATATCCACCTGTTGAGAGGCCAAAATCATGGCCTGTTTCTCGATATGAAAAATGGTCGACAGTGGGTGAGGGAGCATTCGCAGAATAAGAAGGTGCTTAATCTCTTCTCCTATACTTGTGGATTTTCTGTTGCTGCGTTGCAAGGCGGTGCCGACAGCGTCGTTAATATCGATATGAGCAAGGGGGCTCTGTCGATAGGAAAGCAGAACCATCTATTAAACGATTTTCCGGCGGGCGCTCGCTTTTTTGGCCATGATATTTTTAAGTCATGGGGCAAGCTGACTAAACTCGGACCCTACGAGATGATTATTGCCGATCCACCGAGTAATCAAAAGGGCAGCTTTGTTGCGACCAAAGATTACTCTCGACTACTGAAGCGTGCACCTGAGTTATTGACCTCCGACGGGGAGATACTCTTATGCCTTAATGCTCCCGAGTTAAGCATCGAGTATCTGAAGCTGCAAGTGGAAGAGTTCAGCCCCACATTAGTGTTCGTAGAGCAGCTGGAAAACCCTGCCATATTTGCAGACATCGACAGGAATAAGGCGCTCAAAGTCCTTAGGTATAAGTTAGCTTAAACCTCTTTATTCTTGTTTTATACCGATTGGTATTATGCTCATCGGTAAAAGAGAGTGATATCGCCTGCAATTTTAAATGCAGGCGATTTTCGTTTTAAGGTTAATGGCGTTATTGGTAAGCCAAGATAAAACGAGAGCTACTTTCGTCGGTGTTAGTAGTTGAGCCGCTCATCCATAAGTGATTGCCCATGTGACTCTATGATGTTCTCAATTTTACCTTTATCGATATTTCTCAGAGAGGATATTTCGGTGAAGAGTCTATCTTGCACATCTATGGGCATATTCATCATGTCCATAAACATGTAGATGTTCAGGGTGTCCCCCTGATTGAACAGATCTGTCAGCCTCTGGGCCTCAAATTCTACAAGTGTATTCATTGTCAGTACCTCCAATTTCATGCCTAGCAATAAAACGTCTTTTTGATAGGTATCTTTAATTCTTAGCAGTTTAAATGGTGAAAGCTAGATCTTTTGGATGTTAAAAAAACTGTTTTTAGTCCGCAATCACATAAAAAACTGAAAGACTTTCAGTTTTGGTGGCTGTTATTGCTTGTTTTGATGTGATTTAGGACCTTTCTACGAACTAAACTGAAAGTTTTGTGTAACTCCTGCGGAATGCCTGATATAATTTGTTTCAAGAAGTTGGTGGAATGTCTATCTCTTCCTACTCAGGAAAGTGTCATCGAAGAAATGACATGCCTCAGACCCTACAAAAGTAATTCGGAGTTGTTATGGAAATTCAAGAATACGAAGGCGCATATTATCAAGTACAAGATGAAGTGATTGAATCTTTGCCTCTGGAAATGGATGAAGACGCGTTTTTGGATTAAGGATTAATCCATCAATTCAAGAGTTAGTTCGGCCTCGGCTGAGATAAAAATAGCAACCTTAGGTTGCTATTTTTTTTGAGCTATCGGCTATGACTCTTTTTGGGGAGATGAGCTTATGCCGTTAATGTAGGTTACCTTTTTCAGGCAAGATCTCGATAATCTCCCACTTAGTGCCTTTCTTGTGGAGTCTGATGGTTCTATCGTCTATCCAAGGCTCTCCTCCCTTCAAACCTTGCATCTTGACGATAACGGTGACGTCATCAGTAAACTTTCTGAAAAAATCGATGTCAATCTCTTCGATCTCCATCTGAACTTCAGTCATGGACAGGTTAAGGACATGGCGCTGAACAGATGCAGCAATATGATAATGGGCTAACACTTTCTTCATTGGGTCATCGACAAACTGAAGTGCTTTGTTGACATCACGATCGACGTAGATAGCATTAAAAAAACCGAGAGAGACATCTTCCGGAGTTCGTTTTGACTCGCTATTTGAAGAGTCAGGGCTACAGCCGAAAAGAAAGGTTAAGCAGAGTAGGGCGATTATTCTCATAGGTCTATTAAAGGATGTGTTTGAGCCAGTATCGCTATTGTTATTTGAATTGGCAAGTAAGCTTTAACGTAAAAAAACATTTTAAAGCTTGACCCGGCTCGGTAAATAAGGCATATCTGAATGAATAACTTTTAACGGTTATCCACAAAATCTGTGGACAACTATGTTGAAGACTAGATGCATAACTTTTAATCTATTGATTTTAAAGGGTTTAACTGCCTGGTTAAAAAATGACGCATTCATCTGTTTGAATGTTTTATTCAGTATTTGTACAGCTTCAAGTTATTTTAGCGTAAAAAAAAGCCTGTCAATGACAGGCTTTTTTATGTCTGGAACATTTATGTCTATTTCCCTGGGAAGGGATGAAATAGACGTTGTGTCTGGCTCTCAGACAATAAAGAGTGACCTTTATTTCTGTTGAGATGCCTGAATGGCTGTGAGTGCGATGGTATAGACAATATCATCGACCAGGGCACCACGAGAGAGGTCATTGACCGGTTTACGCATACCTTGAAGCATTGGGCCAATACTTATAAGGTCAGCGCTTCGTTGAACCGCTTTGTACGTCGTATTACCCGTATTCAAGTCTGGGAATACAAATACCGTTGCTTGACCCGCTACAGGGCTGTTAGGCGCTTTAGACTGAGCCACGTTTGGCATGACTGCTGCGTCATATTGTAGCGGTCCATCGATAATAAGATCCGGACGCTTCTCTTTGGCTATACGAGTCGCTTCACGTACCTTATCAACATCCGATCCCGTACCCGAACTACCGGTAGAGTAGCTGATCATCGCAACTCTTGGCTCGATACCGAAGGCTGCAGCAGACTCGGCTGATTGAATAGCGA
This window harbors:
- a CDS encoding ABC transporter permease, coding for MEISLAWRLFKRELLQGQLLLIVLAITLAVLSVTGLARVSERLQIAINGQASKFIAADRIINSPVEIDESFIAKAEELGLAHVSSMQFNSMVFAEDKFQLVTVRAVGEGYPLKGKIELNSDSVTHSGDQTGLPGSGQLWFETRLGGLLAYPESLELGNKQFTLSEEISRLPDAGFNPFASSPVVLIRLEDVVATGVIQPGSRVTYLAQFSGDASQLKQFESYIKPKLTSSQRWVDVQSGESPIADAVKRAERFLLLASLLGIALACAAIGIAAQRYCHRHYDVVAMLKTFGASARQIRVLFGTHLLLVTLFGVILGLMGGFALDALITSFLPEEIAAYSPPYIRPILLGLATGFISAFMFSAYPLMRLLSIPPLRVLQRQLEGLQLGMWLHLLLSLGAMALLGYLYSKSLPLTLTVVAGVLLLGVLLSILGFLMIRMGHSIGMKTTNPLQLALAGLRRRAKQNAVQLVGFSSALVLLLTILALRQDLLSEWQNQLPENAPNYFLVNISPDEEAALGDYLKANTVKTTDIYPVVRGRLTEINGEKLISAEQEKAGAKGRLGISRELNLTWRDSLPPNNEILEGEFNLNESDVSVESGVAERLGIKIGDSLTYVIDNQRLVVNVGSLRAVHWETLQPNFFMIFTHASLASFSHTSMASFHLEENKQGIILDIIKQFPTVSIIDVGTMIKQLRQIVDQVSLSLTLVLVLVVLASSLVMIAQTEAGMATRQRELAVLRTFGASGWLLRMATGLEFALLGTVAGFLAVIVAEFTLYLLKTQVFELNVYMHWPWWGIAPVCGALTVALLGVWRCRQLLSKSCADLLKAV
- a CDS encoding TIGR01777 family oxidoreductase, with protein sequence MNILITGASGFIGHQLVRALESKHQLSLLSRHPARAREKLGSQHQYLASLDSLSSLDEFDAVINLAGEPIAGKRWSIEQKQLICDSRWNITARLSELIARSQTPPWVFISASAIGRYGQQGPIPIDESYFDDPKSSQSNDLEFTQTVCRKWESSALNAQSDNTRVCIVAIGLVLGLNGGALPKMLPAFKLGLGGPIASGEQGMSWIHQQDLISLFIYLLEHGECSGVYNATSPNPVSNKDFSTSLGAALSRPAIIPMPSFVLNLALGEMAELLTQGQYVIPKRALDDGFTFKYARLTDAFTQIFAGK
- a CDS encoding AI-2E family transporter; the protein is MPRIDTQSVAYKGFAIMAFIVVILAGIKAASPIVVPFVLSAFIAVICNPMIGGLTRLKVPRALAVLLMMVFIVMMGLWLAQIVGSSINEFSTQLPHYRDQLVEQFGWITGKLRTFNIIITKEQILAYFDPGIALSMTTNMLSGVGSVMANLFLIILTVVFMLFESETLPKKLHFALDDPDMRMQQIDRFLHSVNQYMVIKTLVSLATGVIIGTGLAIIGVDYALLWGVVAFLFNYIPNIGSIIAAIPSVMLAFIQLGPAAAGGTALLYLGTNTVMGNVVEPKYMGKGLGLSTLVVFLSLIFWGWLLGSVGMLLSVPLTMIVKIALESSKGGSWLAILLADDVDEVKPPSQDDKDSPEAV
- a CDS encoding class I SAM-dependent methyltransferase: MQLFFDEVSKVAFGEEANRLFHGRGGLYTGAEHLCLDWFPPVLLLTSFKPLEADELALSVDTIKQRWQALRGEEALNLVYQYRSGGQTHTELVAGSVPEKHKVKENGAEFYIHLLRGQNHGLFLDMKNGRQWVREHSQNKKVLNLFSYTCGFSVAALQGGADSVVNIDMSKGALSIGKQNHLLNDFPAGARFFGHDIFKSWGKLTKLGPYEMIIADPPSNQKGSFVATKDYSRLLKRAPELLTSDGEILLCLNAPELSIEYLKLQVEEFSPTLVFVEQLENPAIFADIDRNKALKVLRYKLA